The following is a genomic window from Gammaproteobacteria bacterium.
CGAACGCTCGCAACACAAAAATCGTTCGCGCGCCATGTCTATCCTGCAGGCTCGCTTGACCCAGGCCGAACGCGATCGTCAGGCAGCAGCGACTGCGGCAACACGTAAAAGCCTGGTCGGCAGCGGCGATCGTTCCGAGCGGATTCGCACCTACAATTATCCGCAAGGTCGCATCACCGATCACCGCATTAACGTCACTGTCTACAAACTTGAGTCGTTCATGGAAGGCGATATCGACATGATCATCGAGCCGCTCAACAACGAATATCAGGCAGAACAACTTACCGCGCTCAACGAGGGCGCACTGTAAGCATCATGCAGGCCGCACCAACACTTGCCTCGTGGACACACTGGGCAAGTGCGCAATTAGCAAACAGCGATTCGCCGCGACTGGATTGCGAATTATTGCTGTGTCATGTGCTGCACAAAGATCGCACCTACTTGCGCACCTGGCCGGAACAATCATTAACCGCCGACCAGCTTCAGCAACTCGCCGAACTGCTCGATCGTCGCCAACAAGGTGAACCCATCGCCTATCTGCTTGGCGAACAGGCATTCTGGACGCTCACGCTGCACGTCTCGCCGGCAGTATTAATTCCGCGTCCAGAAACTGAATTATTTATCGAAACAGCACTACAGTTATTGTCACCACAACAATCCTATCGCCTTGCGGACCTTGGCACCGGCAGTGGCGCCATTGCGCTGGCCCTGGCCAGTGAATTCACTCACAGCCAGGTTATCGCCGGCGATTTTTCTGCTGCTGCCGTAGCCATTGCTGAACATAATCGCCAGCAGCTACAGCTCGACAATTGCGGAATCCGCCTGGGCAGTTGGTTTGAAATTTTTACTGATGAGACCTTTGATTTAATCGCATCCAACCCACCCTATATCGACCAACATGATCCGCATTTACAAACCAGCGTGCGCCACTACGAGCCCGCCAGCGCGCTGTTCAGCGATCAACAAGGTTTCGCTGACCTGGAGTTCATCATTCGCACCGCACCAAACTATCTCAACCATAACGGCTGGCTGCTGCTCGAACACGGCTGGCAACAAGCGCCGGAGGTACGCCAGTTGATGCTGCAAAATCAATTCGGTGAAGTCGCCTCGATCAAAGATCTCGCTGGACATGAACGCCTGACACTGGGAAAAAAGCCATGACCAATCCGCAGCAAATTATTCGTGGCGCCGACATCGCCAAACATATCGAAGCCCTCGGCCAATTCCGCATTGATATATTTCGCGAATATCCGTATTTGTATGCCGGTGACATGAAGTACGAACGCGATTATCTGACACGCTATGCCCAATGCGAACACAGCATACTACTGCTTGAAAGTGACGAACACGGCATCAAGGCCGCGTGTACTGCGATGCCACTGAGCGCCGAGACTGAAGAATTTCGCGCACCATTTAGCCCCGCCGAACAACTGCTCTATTTTTACATTGGCGAACTAATGGTACGCAGTGATGCTCGCGGGCAACGACTTGGCAGTCAATTATTGGCGCAAATGATTCAATTAATTGAGGCCAGCGACTATCAACACCTGTGCTTGTACACCGTTGAACGCGCACCCGATCATCCCGCCAGACCAGACAACTACCATGCACCTGACACACTGTGGCAAAAATTTGGTTTTCGCCGCAATGGCAAACAGGTCAGCTTTGCCTGGAAAGACATTGGCGACGTCGCAAGCAGCCACAAACCAATGAACGTCTGGACACGAACTCCATAATCGAGCAAATTAGCGGTAGCAACACAACTTCCGCACTTACCACAACAAGAGATCCTGTCATGGACAACATCACACTTCCCAGACAACTTGTTAACCAAATCCTCGCACATGCCCAAAGCCAACCCAACGATGAGGTATGTGGCTTGATAGGCAGCCTGGATCGGATTCCGTACAGCACCTACCCCATCAAAAATGTTGCCTCGGATACACAAAACTTATACCGCATGGACCCTCGCGAACAAATTGATGCCATGCGCCACATGCGCGACTCCGGCGAGGAATTGTTTGCTATTTATCACTCACACCCTCACAGCGAAGCCTGCCCCTCTGCAACGGATTTGCGTGAAGCCACCTATCCCGATGCAATTTATCTCATCATTTCGCTGAACACTTTGGGCGTATTGGAAATTCGAGCGTTTCGTCTAAGGGAAAATCACACCACGGAAGTACACCTAGAGATCGAGCATTAACCCGGCGCTATGAGATAAACTTGCCGCCATCGCGGGCATCAACCAGCTTTAACTACAGGAATAATTTCCGGCTTCTGATACAAGCCAACTTCGACCCGACGCGAGTATTGCTCACCAAACTGTCGCTCTTCTTCGCGCACAACTGATGTCCGCGGCACGACACGAACATGGGTCGCGATTTTGTTCGCATTGAAATATTGCTCCACTGCCTGCGCACGTCGTATCGCCAAATTGCGATTGTGTCGAGTATTACCACCGCTGACATATCCATGAACTACCACTTCACGCACATCCCAGCGCTGCAACGCCCAAGCCGATACCGCCAGCTTCTCCTGCTCCTGCGAACTCGTATTCACCTGACCTTCCGCAAAATAAATATTGGGCAAGTGCTGCACTGCAGGAATCACATTCACAACCCACTCAGGAAAACGCTCCGCCAAACGCTGTTCAACCCTGCGCACCTCAGCCAATGACACGTCACTTTGCGGCTGCACATAAACAATGATCCGTTTTAGATCATCGTCCACCGCCAACGATTTAATTGGCAACAACAGACTCTGGCGCACACGCATTGATATTTCACTTTGGCGATTAGCTTTTGCCAACTGAGGTTGCTGCAGAGCCTGATGTAATACACTTTCCAGCAGTCGCTTCTGGCTTAATTCATCACCACCCAATATAACCTGATCAAGATTAACAACCACATCAACCTGTAGCGATTTTGTCAGCAAGTCAGTCAAATCATGCTTTGCCATTTCGTCATATGATGGCGCCAGTGCAACAATATCAACACTCACCCCACCACCATCAGTAAAATGCATTGAGAGCGTATCCAGGCGCTCATCCTTTTTTTCAAAATAATTGCTCACCAGCTTACGAGCACTTTGCGTTTGATAGGTTTGGTATGCAATTTCCTTGAGCGCAAATGCCAAGGGAATAGACAGTGTCAAAAACACCACAATGGTAATACCACTTTGCCACAACACATACCGTGGACTGTGCGCTGTCGCAAAACCATACCACTTGGCCAACATCGCCACACTCAGCGCAATGGCCAAAAGATTGGTCATGAACAGAAAAAAAGCGCCTCCGGCTATCGCCATGTCAAACACAGCCAAACCGTAACCTGCTACCGCCAACGGCGGCATCAATGCGGTCGCAATGGCAACACCAACAATGGCAGCGCCACGATTGTGAATAACGGCATAACCTGCCGCCAATCCAGACAGCACAGCAACGAGTAGATCAAATAAATTGGGATGGGTACGCGCAAGAATTTCACCTGTCGGCTCCACCAGCGGCGACAAAGTCACGATCAGAAACGATGCGAGCAAAGCCAGCACTGTCCCTGCCAGCATCGCCCGCAGACTCGATTTCATTTGAGTGTAATCAATCGTACACAGCGCGAAACCAAGCGAAACGATCGGCCCCATGAGTGGAGAAATCAGCATTGCACCGATAATGACCGCTGGAGAATTCAGCAACAAACCGAGGGTAGCGATACCGACGGAGATAATCACCATAAAGGTGTAGCGCGGATTGAAATGTCCTTCGCCATGCACATGCGAAAGCACATTGGCATAATCCAGATCACCGGCAAATCGTAGCAACATGCGCTTACGAAATTGCCGTATAGCACTGAAAACGCGATGCAAACGATAGGCTATCTTTTGCTCTCTGTTCGGCGATGGAGACTCAGAGATATCCATACCCCTCCTCACTCATGCCGGCAAGGGCGATCACCCATACCGGCACAAACTGCGACGCCTAATCGCAAAAACTAGTGTCGCGTTTTCGGCACATCCGGACTATTTGACGCAGCAAACAAGCCTTCTGCATCAACTGCGTCATACACATAAAGCTGGTTACAGAATTGGCAATTAACTTCGATATTGCCACGTTCTTCCAGTAGACTTTTAATTTCGCCATACCCCAGCGAACGCAACATGTTACCCACGCGATCTCGCGTACAAGAACAACGGAAACTTATGGGCTCTGCGTCATACAAGCGCAGGGTGTCTTCATGAAACAGGCGATGCAGAATTTCCTGAGCCGATAAATCTTTCAGCTCCGAGGATTCGATCGTATTGGCCAACTGTTTCAGCCGGTTCCAATCATCGGTTTCTTCCCCTTCTTCGCTTGGCAGTTTCTGCAGCAACATTCCCGTTGCCTGATCGCCATCAATTGCCAGCCACAGACGAGTATCAAGC
Proteins encoded in this region:
- a CDS encoding N-acetyltransferase, encoding MTNPQQIIRGADIAKHIEALGQFRIDIFREYPYLYAGDMKYERDYLTRYAQCEHSILLLESDEHGIKAACTAMPLSAETEEFRAPFSPAEQLLYFYIGELMVRSDARGQRLGSQLLAQMIQLIEASDYQHLCLYTVERAPDHPARPDNYHAPDTLWQKFGFRRNGKQVSFAWKDIGDVASSHKPMNVWTRTP
- a CDS encoding M67 family metallopeptidase, translated to MDNITLPRQLVNQILAHAQSQPNDEVCGLIGSLDRIPYSTYPIKNVASDTQNLYRMDPREQIDAMRHMRDSGEELFAIYHSHPHSEACPSATDLREATYPDAIYLIISLNTLGVLEIRAFRLRENHTTEVHLEIEH
- the prmC gene encoding peptide chain release factor N(5)-glutamine methyltransferase — encoded protein: MQAAPTLASWTHWASAQLANSDSPRLDCELLLCHVLHKDRTYLRTWPEQSLTADQLQQLAELLDRRQQGEPIAYLLGEQAFWTLTLHVSPAVLIPRPETELFIETALQLLSPQQSYRLADLGTGSGAIALALASEFTHSQVIAGDFSAAAVAIAEHNRQQLQLDNCGIRLGSWFEIFTDETFDLIASNPPYIDQHDPHLQTSVRHYEPASALFSDQQGFADLEFIIRTAPNYLNHNGWLLLEHGWQQAPEVRQLMLQNQFGEVASIKDLAGHERLTLGKKP
- a CDS encoding DUF389 domain-containing protein, with amino-acid sequence MLLRFAGDLDYANVLSHVHGEGHFNPRYTFMVIISVGIATLGLLLNSPAVIIGAMLISPLMGPIVSLGFALCTIDYTQMKSSLRAMLAGTVLALLASFLIVTLSPLVEPTGEILARTHPNLFDLLVAVLSGLAAGYAVIHNRGAAIVGVAIATALMPPLAVAGYGLAVFDMAIAGGAFFLFMTNLLAIALSVAMLAKWYGFATAHSPRYVLWQSGITIVVFLTLSIPLAFALKEIAYQTYQTQSARKLVSNYFEKKDERLDTLSMHFTDGGGVSVDIVALAPSYDEMAKHDLTDLLTKSLQVDVVVNLDQVILGGDELSQKRLLESVLHQALQQPQLAKANRQSEISMRVRQSLLLPIKSLAVDDDLKRIIVYVQPQSDVSLAEVRRVEQRLAERFPEWVVNVIPAVQHLPNIYFAEGQVNTSSQEQEKLAVSAWALQRWDVREVVVHGYVSGGNTRHNRNLAIRRAQAVEQYFNANKIATHVRVVPRTSVVREEERQFGEQYSRRVEVGLYQKPEIIPVVKAG